A single region of the Rattus rattus isolate New Zealand chromosome 8, Rrattus_CSIRO_v1, whole genome shotgun sequence genome encodes:
- the Tmem202 gene encoding transmembrane protein 202, with the protein MERRKEQAMTFYSPKVHKIKGDLKYQQPTLPTNKQSMSAQKRRQYLSEAYTYTGMLCASLSGFSLLLLICTSPMHWVQFLVTNNGLELNAGLWTLCNHELCWSHIPKPPYYLQYSRALFIISVLCELIGLGLFFNSCHPTERIVSSELDLKVSMLSFCSAICLLLCLNLFLAQVEWHTKSAMESELLWTYYLNWCSDVLSVCAGIISFLNYVTFQSHPPDGSVSEDLQQKYRLGFGPVPMTLPATAEMSPSKMPFLSGRQEKLRNVKRGKLATTRL; encoded by the exons atggagaggaggaaggaacaagCCATGACCTTTTACAGTCCCAAGGTCCACAAAATAAAGGGGGACCTGAAATACCAACAG CCTACCCTTCCTACCAACAAACAATCGATGTCAGCCCAGAAGCGACGGCAGTATTTGAGTGAGGCTTACACCTACACCGGGATGCTCTGTGCCAGCCTCTCTGGCTTTAGCCTCTTGCTACTGATCTGCACGTCCCCAATGCACTGGGTGCAGTTCCTGGTGACCAACAATGGCCTTGAGCTCAACGCAGGACTCTGGACCTTGTGCAACCATGAGCTGTGCTGGAGCCACATACCCAAGCCACCCT ATTATCTCCAGTATTCCAGGGCCTTGTTCATcatctctgtcctctgtgagcTTATTGGCCTTGGCTTGTTCTTCAACTCTTGCCACCCTACAGAAAGAATAGTATCCTCTGAGTTGGATCTGAAGGTGTCCATGCTCAGCTTCTGCTCAG CCATCTGCTTGCTCCTCTGCCTCAACCTGTTTCTGGCCCAGGTTGAATGGCACACCAAGAGTGCCATGGAGTCGGAGCTCCTGTGGACCTATTATCTTAACTGGTGCAGTGATGTCTTATCTGTCTGTGCCG GGATCATCTCATTTCTCAACTACGTAACTTTCCAATCTCATCCTCCTGATGGGAGTGTCAGCGAAGATCTACAACAGAAGTACAGGCTGGGCTTTGGGCCAGTACCAATGACACTGCCTGCTACAGCTGAAATGTCACCTTCCAAGATGCCGTTTCTAAGTGGGAGACAGGAAAAACTACGGAATGTGAAAAGGGGAAAACTAGCTACCACAAGACTGTGA